A stretch of Corallococcus macrosporus DNA encodes these proteins:
- a CDS encoding DUF819 domain-containing protein codes for MTPPLIQDPMAVLAVLLAVLAGLYALQRYPAVERFFNVVPLLVFAYFVPTLLSNTGVIPTQSELYRFTRVYLLPASLVLLVLSVDLPAIARLGRNAVGVFLAGTLGIMVGGPLAYLALGWLVPAELGDQAWKGLAALSGSWIGGSANFVAIGQSVGALDSTLSMLVVVDVGVSNVWTAVLLSFAGREKAMDAKIGADRAALDRVREESARLQAASARPASLSDLLSMLAVAFGVTVACTALAKRLPDLGNVVTGFTWVVLLVTTVGVVLSFTPVRRLEGAGASRLGSLFLYLLVATIGAQAEFRRLWDAPALVAVGAVWMCIHAAVTMGARRWLKAPVFFAAVGSQANVGGTASASVVAAAFHPALAPVGVLLAVLGYVLGTYCGLVTALMLEQVYRLIH; via the coding sequence GTGACACCACCGCTCATCCAGGACCCGATGGCGGTGCTCGCCGTGCTGCTGGCGGTGCTGGCGGGGCTGTATGCCCTGCAGCGCTACCCGGCGGTGGAGCGCTTCTTCAACGTCGTGCCGCTGCTGGTGTTCGCGTACTTCGTGCCCACGCTGCTGTCGAACACGGGCGTCATCCCCACGCAGTCGGAGCTGTACCGCTTCACGCGCGTGTACCTGCTGCCCGCGAGCCTGGTGCTGCTGGTGCTGTCGGTGGACCTGCCCGCCATCGCGAGGCTGGGGCGCAACGCGGTGGGCGTGTTCCTGGCGGGCACGCTGGGCATCATGGTGGGCGGGCCGCTCGCGTATCTGGCGCTGGGGTGGCTGGTGCCGGCGGAGCTGGGGGACCAGGCGTGGAAGGGATTGGCGGCGCTCAGCGGGTCGTGGATTGGCGGCAGCGCGAACTTCGTGGCGATTGGCCAGAGCGTGGGCGCGCTGGACAGCACGTTGAGCATGCTGGTGGTGGTGGACGTGGGCGTGTCCAACGTGTGGACGGCGGTGCTGTTGTCCTTCGCCGGCCGCGAGAAGGCGATGGACGCGAAGATTGGCGCGGACCGCGCGGCGCTGGACCGGGTGCGTGAGGAGTCCGCGCGGCTCCAGGCCGCCTCCGCCCGGCCCGCGAGCCTGTCGGATTTATTGTCGATGCTGGCGGTGGCGTTCGGCGTGACGGTGGCGTGCACGGCGCTGGCGAAGCGGCTGCCGGACCTGGGCAACGTGGTGACGGGCTTCACGTGGGTGGTGTTGCTGGTGACGACGGTGGGCGTGGTGCTGTCGTTCACGCCGGTGCGCAGGCTGGAGGGCGCGGGGGCGAGCCGCCTGGGCTCGCTGTTCCTGTACCTGCTGGTGGCGACGATTGGCGCGCAGGCGGAGTTCCGTCGGTTGTGGGACGCGCCCGCGCTGGTGGCGGTGGGGGCGGTGTGGATGTGCATCCACGCGGCGGTGACGATGGGCGCGCGGCGCTGGCTGAAGGCGCCGGTGTTCTTCGCGGCGGTGGGCTCTCAGGCGAACGTGGGCGGGACGGCCTCCGCGTCGGTGGTGGCGGCGGCCTTCCATCCCGCGCTCGCGCCGGTGGGCGTGCTGCTCGCGGTGCTGGGGTACGTGCTGGGCACGTACTGCGGGCTGGTGACGGCGCTGATGCTGGAGCAGGTGTACCGGCTGATTCACTGA
- a CDS encoding M20/M25/M40 family metallo-hydrolase, whose translation MRLLPLLAVLFALGPSHAASSRPAPKDELRALLAELVAADTSNPPGNETAAARVAAKWLREAGIESELIEPSPGRGNLLVRLKGSGKGRPVLVLAHLDTVPAVKAEWATDPWTLTEKDGLLYGRGVQDNKGMAAASILALRRLKQEGGARSRDILLYLGADEEVGSGQGLDWMMEHRPELKEAEFALNEGGLTELSPDRKEVRFVALQAAERVSRNVTLKATGPGGHSSAPPVDAGPLVRVAAAVARVGALTFPAHLTPAAKLHVQGRAPTAPGELGEALRRIAAAPDAPPEDAVTAVAKLDPALGAVLRTTCVPTVFKAGTKSNVIPATAEATVNCRLLPDADAKAVRERIVAAVNDKDIEVEMDVSPPDSPMSPVGDNAMFRAVKAAAAKVWPRAPVIPRMSTGTTESATLRRAGIHAYGIDLFALTPDDARTAHAPNERVPVASLQPGAEFVYLTLKHLTR comes from the coding sequence ATGCGTCTCCTGCCCCTCCTCGCCGTGTTGTTCGCGCTGGGTCCAAGCCACGCCGCGTCATCCCGTCCCGCGCCGAAGGACGAGCTGCGGGCGCTGCTCGCGGAGCTCGTCGCCGCGGACACGTCCAACCCGCCCGGCAACGAGACGGCCGCGGCCCGGGTGGCGGCGAAGTGGCTGCGCGAGGCGGGCATCGAGTCGGAGCTCATCGAGCCCTCGCCCGGGCGCGGCAACCTCCTGGTGCGCTTGAAGGGCAGCGGCAAGGGCAGGCCGGTGCTCGTGCTCGCGCACCTGGACACGGTGCCGGCCGTGAAGGCCGAGTGGGCCACCGACCCGTGGACGCTCACGGAGAAGGACGGCCTGCTCTACGGGCGCGGCGTGCAGGACAACAAGGGCATGGCGGCGGCGAGCATCCTCGCGCTGCGCCGGCTGAAGCAGGAGGGCGGCGCGCGCTCTCGCGACATCCTGCTGTACCTGGGGGCGGACGAAGAGGTGGGCTCGGGGCAGGGGTTGGACTGGATGATGGAGCACCGCCCGGAACTCAAGGAGGCGGAGTTCGCGCTCAACGAGGGCGGCCTCACGGAGCTGTCGCCGGACCGCAAGGAGGTGCGCTTCGTGGCGCTCCAGGCCGCGGAGCGCGTGTCGCGCAACGTGACGCTCAAGGCGACGGGCCCCGGTGGCCACTCGTCCGCGCCGCCCGTGGACGCGGGGCCGCTGGTGCGCGTGGCCGCGGCCGTGGCGCGCGTGGGCGCCCTCACCTTCCCCGCGCACCTGACGCCCGCCGCGAAGCTCCACGTGCAGGGCCGGGCGCCGACGGCTCCAGGTGAGCTGGGCGAAGCGCTGCGCCGCATCGCCGCCGCGCCGGACGCGCCGCCAGAGGACGCGGTGACCGCCGTGGCGAAGCTGGACCCCGCGCTGGGCGCCGTGCTGCGCACCACCTGCGTGCCCACGGTGTTCAAGGCGGGCACGAAGTCCAACGTGATTCCCGCGACCGCCGAGGCCACCGTGAACTGCCGCCTGCTGCCGGACGCGGACGCGAAGGCCGTGCGCGAGCGCATCGTCGCGGCGGTGAACGACAAGGACATCGAGGTGGAGATGGACGTGTCACCGCCGGACTCGCCCATGTCGCCCGTGGGGGACAACGCGATGTTCCGCGCGGTGAAGGCCGCCGCGGCGAAGGTGTGGCCCAGGGCGCCGGTGATTCCCCGCATGTCCACCGGCACCACCGAGTCCGCCACGCTGCGCCGCGCGGGCATCCACGCGTATGGCATCGACCTCTTCGCGCTGACGCCAGACGACGCGCGCACCGCGCACGCGCCCAACGAGCGAGTCCCGGTGGCGTCGCTCCAGCCCGGCGCGGAGTTCGTCTATCTGACCCTGAAGCACCTGACGCGCTGA
- a CDS encoding dipeptide epimerase — MASPLSFRTVELPLRHAWTIARGTSTVKRNVFVEVRSGGHVGFGEAAPNVRYGESWETVEAALHKLAPVLEGRDLRCFRDVSAAVDAALPDNPAAKAAVDLALHDWAGKVMGVPLYRMLGVDPTRQPVTSMSIGIDVPETLAVKVREAADFPVLKVKLGADRVQEVFGTVRSLTSQTIRVDANEAWKPDEALAHIQWLSTQGVELVEQPLPAADVEGAKWLRARSPLPLVADESLTKASDVPKLAEGFHGINVKLQKSGGIREALRIIETARACGLKVMLGCMVETGLGIAAGAHLAPLVDWVDLDGNLLLAQDPYRAHPVVQGRIQLGAGAGLGVEPR, encoded by the coding sequence ATGGCCTCGCCGTTGAGCTTTCGCACCGTGGAACTGCCGCTGCGTCACGCCTGGACCATTGCCCGGGGCACGAGCACGGTGAAGCGCAACGTGTTCGTGGAGGTGCGCTCCGGCGGGCACGTGGGCTTTGGCGAGGCCGCCCCCAACGTGCGCTACGGCGAGTCGTGGGAGACGGTGGAGGCCGCGCTCCACAAGCTGGCCCCGGTGCTGGAGGGCCGCGACCTGCGCTGCTTCCGCGACGTGTCCGCCGCCGTGGACGCGGCGCTGCCGGACAACCCCGCGGCGAAGGCGGCGGTGGACCTGGCGCTGCACGACTGGGCGGGCAAGGTGATGGGCGTGCCGCTGTACCGGATGCTGGGCGTGGACCCCACGCGCCAGCCGGTGACGTCCATGTCCATTGGCATCGACGTGCCGGAGACGCTCGCGGTGAAGGTGCGCGAGGCGGCGGACTTCCCGGTGCTCAAGGTGAAGCTGGGCGCGGACCGCGTGCAGGAGGTGTTCGGCACGGTGCGGTCGCTCACGTCGCAGACCATCCGCGTGGACGCGAACGAGGCCTGGAAGCCGGACGAGGCGCTGGCGCACATCCAGTGGCTGTCCACGCAGGGCGTGGAGCTGGTGGAGCAGCCGCTGCCCGCGGCGGACGTGGAGGGCGCGAAGTGGCTGCGCGCGCGCTCGCCGCTGCCGCTGGTGGCGGACGAGTCGCTGACGAAGGCGTCGGACGTGCCGAAGCTGGCGGAGGGCTTCCACGGCATCAACGTGAAGCTCCAGAAGAGCGGCGGCATCCGCGAAGCGCTGCGCATCATCGAGACGGCGCGCGCGTGCGGCCTGAAGGTGATGCTGGGCTGCATGGTGGAGACGGGCCTGGGCATCGCGGCGGGCGCGCACCTGGCGCCGCTGGTGGACTGGGTGGACCTGGACGGCAACCTGCTGCTCGCGCAAGACCCGTACCGCGCGCACCCGGTGGTGCAGGGCCGCATCCAGTTGGGAGCGGGCGCGGGCCTGGGCGTGGAGCCCCGGTGA
- a CDS encoding serine hydrolase has protein sequence MRTALLWAGLVATGGCATTQDAPVPRESLKAVVESLASEAARLSPGTDLSLAVMDLRTGETASVSGTEPHISASSAKVFWVAAALEQRDLAAVTPLAEKVFRTSDNEASGEVIDLVGGPDAINVYLQKRGLKHTALTKWNYGRERWATNSPRVMGRDNYFCADDMVSFLARLERRELLEPEPTARLLKWMELTPRDGCGGWLGTRLPASARASLQHKGGWLPPGCCGDDARYNVLNEVGLVTLPDGGRYAVAILASRGPDWPRQAFFVERASCVLYRHLAKDAALDCGEALAKAGGPAPVVLEAGAPAPDYDCE, from the coding sequence ATGCGGACAGCGCTGCTCTGGGCAGGGCTCGTGGCGACGGGCGGTTGCGCGACGACGCAGGACGCGCCCGTGCCCCGGGAGTCCCTGAAGGCCGTGGTGGAATCGCTGGCGAGCGAGGCCGCGCGCCTGTCCCCCGGGACGGACCTGTCGCTGGCGGTGATGGACCTGCGCACGGGCGAGACGGCGAGCGTCTCCGGCACGGAGCCGCACATCTCCGCCAGCTCCGCGAAGGTGTTCTGGGTGGCGGCGGCGCTGGAGCAGCGGGACCTGGCGGCGGTGACGCCGCTCGCGGAGAAGGTGTTCCGCACGTCGGACAACGAGGCGTCCGGAGAGGTCATCGACCTGGTGGGAGGGCCGGATGCCATCAATGTCTATCTCCAGAAGCGGGGGCTGAAGCACACGGCGCTGACGAAGTGGAACTACGGCCGGGAGCGCTGGGCGACGAACTCTCCGCGCGTGATGGGGCGGGACAACTACTTCTGCGCGGACGACATGGTGTCCTTCCTGGCGCGGCTGGAGCGGCGGGAGCTGTTGGAGCCGGAGCCCACGGCGCGGCTGCTGAAGTGGATGGAGCTGACGCCCCGGGACGGCTGCGGCGGTTGGCTGGGAACGCGCCTGCCCGCGAGCGCCCGCGCGTCCCTCCAGCACAAGGGCGGGTGGCTGCCGCCGGGCTGCTGTGGCGATGACGCGCGCTACAACGTGCTCAATGAAGTGGGGCTGGTGACGCTGCCGGACGGAGGGCGGTATGCGGTGGCCATCCTGGCCTCGCGTGGGCCGGACTGGCCGAGGCAGGCGTTCTTCGTGGAGCGCGCGTCGTGTGTGCTGTACCGGCACCTGGCGAAGGACGCGGCGCTGGATTGTGGAGAGGCCCTGGCGAAGGCCGGAGGCCCTGCGCCGGTCGTATTGGAAGCCGGGGCGCCCGCGCCGGATTACGACTGCGAATGA
- a CDS encoding NAD(P)H-dependent flavin oxidoreductase, with protein sequence MMDPQAWRRFAERLGVEHPLIQAPMAGGLTPPELVAAVSEAGGLGSLGAAYVQPEDIVQQARAVRSLTSRPYAINLFAPQPAVAPADPGPTLAILERFHAALGLPPPVIPAAAMPDFAKQVEAVLEAVPTVFSFTFGLPPAPVLETFRSRGILVVGTATNVREARALEAAGVDAIVAQGSEAGGHRGSFGGSFDGGMVGTMALVPQMVDAVRVPVIASGGIMDGRGIAAARMLGAAAVQLGTAFLRCQESSAAAAHKALLREARDESSRITRAFSGRPARAIPNELTTTLEEAGAIMPFPQQHGATRTLRAAASKQNDTRFMALWAGQGIGLSREGSAADLVRALVAETDAALAAVRG encoded by the coding sequence ATGATGGATCCGCAGGCGTGGCGCAGGTTCGCGGAGCGGCTCGGGGTGGAGCATCCGCTCATCCAGGCTCCGATGGCGGGCGGTCTGACGCCACCGGAGCTGGTCGCGGCGGTATCGGAGGCCGGAGGGCTGGGTTCGCTGGGCGCCGCCTACGTGCAGCCGGAGGACATCGTCCAGCAGGCCCGCGCGGTGCGCTCCCTCACGTCGCGGCCGTATGCCATCAACCTCTTCGCGCCACAGCCCGCGGTGGCTCCTGCGGACCCGGGGCCCACGCTCGCCATCCTCGAGCGCTTCCACGCGGCGCTGGGGCTGCCTCCTCCCGTGATTCCGGCGGCCGCGATGCCGGACTTCGCGAAGCAGGTGGAGGCGGTGCTCGAAGCGGTGCCCACGGTGTTCAGCTTCACCTTCGGCCTTCCACCCGCGCCGGTGCTGGAGACGTTCCGGTCGCGCGGCATCCTCGTCGTGGGCACGGCGACGAACGTGCGCGAGGCCCGGGCGCTGGAGGCCGCGGGCGTGGATGCGATTGTGGCGCAGGGCTCGGAGGCCGGCGGACACAGGGGCTCGTTCGGTGGGTCGTTCGATGGCGGCATGGTGGGGACGATGGCGCTCGTGCCCCAGATGGTGGATGCGGTGCGGGTGCCGGTCATCGCCAGCGGCGGCATCATGGACGGACGCGGCATCGCGGCGGCGCGGATGCTGGGCGCGGCGGCCGTGCAGCTGGGCACGGCGTTCCTGCGGTGCCAGGAGTCCAGCGCGGCGGCGGCGCACAAGGCGTTGCTGCGCGAGGCCCGGGATGAGTCGTCGCGCATCACGCGCGCCTTCTCCGGCCGTCCTGCCCGCGCGATTCCGAACGAGCTGACGACCACGCTGGAGGAGGCCGGAGCCATCATGCCGTTCCCGCAGCAGCACGGGGCCACGCGCACGCTGAGGGCCGCGGCGTCGAAGCAGAACGACACGCGCTTCATGGCCCTGTGGGCAGGGCAGGGTATCGGGCTGTCGCGAGAGGGTTCCGCGGCGGACCTGGTGAGGGCCCTGGTGGCGGAGACCGACGCCGCGCTGGCCGCCGTGCGCGGCTGA